AATATTATCGTAAACTATATCTTGTCTTTTTTGAGAAAGTGATAAGGAacgcagagagagagacaagAATATCTGAAACTCATTCTAACGCTGCTGATCCATCGTCAACAGGAAACATTTACAGAAGTTTCGTTCTAGGTATTTGATATGTTACGAAACGACTATCCAGAATTTTCCAAGAAGATCGTCGGAGTCGCAGGTGATACCGCCCAGAACCAACTCGGACTTTCTGTAACAGACCACGCACGCCTCGTCGAAGAGGTATGATGATTCCAAATAGACAGTGCGTCTCTCCTTTCTTTGCATCAGATGTTGAAATCAAGACGGAATTCTTCCAGGTCGGGGTGATCTTTCACCTAGCCGCCACCGTGCGTTTCACAGACACACTCGAGACGGCTGTTGCAATTAACGTGAACAGTGTTAAATACGTCATAGACATTGCAAGGGCGTGCAAGAACTTCAAGGTGAGGGTATCTTCGCCTTTTCTCATTCAAAgaaatcaatattattacattttaGGTTGGGATTCACGTGTCTACCGCCTTTAGCCACTGCGTCCGGAAGTTCATTGATGAAGAGCTTTACCCTCCACCCATGACCCATGAAGATGTCAACATGCTAGTGGAAAAGTTCAGGAGAATCGAGGGTTCGGAGGACGTAATGGAGTACGTCTCTAAACCGTAAGCTTCTAATGCTCGATGACACACTTATATTCATGAACAATCATAAgctcaaactttttttttttaagaaaaagcTTCCATACTACACTTACAATCAGTGGCAGTTGAAGTGACTAACTAAACTTACAaccaatcgatttttcgcaGCTTCACCGGAGAATGGCCGAACACATATTCCTTCACCAAAGCTATCGCTGAGAGCGTCGTCGCTGAGTACGCCACTGACTTACCGTTTGCTATCTTCAGGCCGTCTATTGGTAATTTACTTATGTGACAGGTATTTATTTCGTCTCGGAAAAGCGGAAAAGCAAAATATTACCAATCTTGCGAAACGATTCCATTGCAATTTTTTGGCAACATAAAGTACTGTTTGGTCACTGTACTGAGAGTCAAATGACACATTGATTAAATGTTTTGTACACCTGTATGTTTGCTCGTGACGTAACTGGATAAatgtagtgaaaaaaaaaaaatatatttgctTTATTGACACTCAAATACTCTCTCAATAATTGTTACAATGGTCTCAAGTATCTCTGTTGTGATTACGGAGCAGAGCTTGCGGCTTTGCATTGCAACAGTCACCCAATTCGAAAGAGGAACGAGAAGTTGTCGAAAGCTTGAATTTCTGGaattttaccgatatttcTACTAACGTgttcataaattatttcacagtAACGAGTTCCTACAAAAGCCCCCTTCCAGGATGGCTTGCAAGTCCGATAGGAATTCCGGGCATTTTTTGTGCTTTTGGATTGGGCATCATTCACGTTGCTCTCCTCGATATTAAGGTCAGGCTTGACATCGTGCCGGTTGATTATGTTTGTAACGCACTTATTACTTCAGCTTGGAAGACcgcaaaaacagaaaaaaggtaacgtttattgaaataaagtcagaaatttgaattcacgGCATTTATCGTAGTTTGCGCGGCAGCCTAGTGGAGCACCGCGTCTTCCATCGTAATTTGAATTGGCAATGGATGAGCGAAAACCCTGCATATACGTACCAAGAAACGGTATTTCGATGCCTTTGCCTTTATCATTTGACTTGCTAGTGGTTAGGGTAGgcttattcaatttatttcaagcTCATAGGGCAAAAAGTTGGCTTAGTCGCGTAGCTTCGGCCAAATGTTTATGGAAATGTCGGGTGTCTTACGGTATAAGACACAAACGAGTcgtattttactttttttttgcgggATACTCGAGAAGAGACGAAGAAACTTTTTAAAACCAAGCACACAGTTTTGCTTGACCACTTCACAACGAGACCGCGAACTAATGTAGCATTGTTTAACGAATTTACATTTGAAGAGGTGGATATAAAGAATCCTCGTGTAGGATAACGACGAGGGGCGTTACGTGTGTGTTTCAGAAACTCTAAGGACGTTCCAGTGTACAATTACGTTTCTGGAAATGAAAATCCTATAACTTGGcaaaatttcaatgataaaGCTACAGATGCCAGATTGACGCATCCATCCGACAAAGCCATTTACTATCCCTACGGATTCACCACAACATCAAAACTTCTGTACAGCATccttcatatttttcttcatttgcTCCCGGCACTGATAATTGACTTTATTCTAAGATTGAAGGGAAAACAGCCGCGGTAAGCACAAATAAATTTAGTCCTATACAGGTTATACGTAGACAAGTTAGAaggagtacaatttcgaaaattttcaggtgagttgaaaaattaacgacggagccaggaatcgaacctggtatcgagagatgctttaccggagacttactccactagaccacctagccacCCTGACTAcaatgtcattaatttctcgcATCACCTgtattcgaaattgtttttgttttcgtgtgtcgtgaatatatacatatttgaaattcgtcgcgAGAGGCACATTTCAGACTTGTGTGTATGATTTGTTGACATATGCACATTAGAAATCTGTatgtggctattaatgtgtgTATATCATAatacattacattatttgtaGCCGATTTGAACGGCCCAGTCGTTCATTTtactagataccaggttcgattcctggctctgacgttaatttttcaactcacctgaaaattttcgaaattatacTCTTTCTAGCAAATTCTTCTCGCTTAAATATTGATATGATTCTTTCATATCATTTAAAATGAACGGCTGGGCCGTTCTAATTggcaaaaataatgtaatgtactataatatacacacattaatagccacatACAGATGTCTAATGTGCAAATGTCAAGAAGTCACACACACAAGCCTGAAATGTGCCACTCGTgacgaatttcaaacatgTAGACAAGTTAGTGAATATGCGTGATTTAGATGTACATAATAAACAAGATTCAGCAATGGGATTAAATGTCAGTGCTAATTTCAGAATTTACAAACTCGTCAAACAAATTTATGAGGCGTTTAACGTATTGGAGTATTTCACCACGCAACAGTGGGATTTCGACAATCAGAACGTTCAGGAACTCTGGAAGCAGCTTGGGCCCGAAGACAAGAGAATATTTCCATTCAGTATGCAAGCCGTTGATTGGGATGAGTATTTTATAGGCATGGTCAAAGGCCTTCGCAAGTACATCTTAAATGAACCCGATGGAAACGAGGAGAGAGCGAAACGGCGACACATTTAGTGAGTGAAAGTCTTGAGCCCTGTGGTACGCTTTACCAAAGATTCACACGCGTCACACATACTCAACTCCTTCACCTGTTTCAGTCTTTATATCATCCATCTGGCCGTGAATCTGATATCTGCCAGCTTCGTTCTGTGGGTGATCTGGAGATCCTTCCGTGGAATCCTATGAATGTTTCGGCTATCCACGGCTGCTCCTTGTTAGTTTTAAACGTGCAAAACGGTTCTTTATTTTGGCTCCACTGTCATCTAATCGACGATGAGCTATAATAGTTATCATGACTATCGTTTATTTAATAGAGAATAAACACAACTTGCAGGTTTCAGTTATCGTAACCTAAGTACCTTGCATGGTTTTACGTGACATCCCTTTGAGTAGATCGATGGAGAGCAGATGTTGCAGACGCGATGCGCGTATCACGTTCATAGACTAGGTTTAACTAGGCCCGATCAGTGATGCCAGCAGTGCATCTTGCGTTTTCGACATCAATACGATTTAGCTCTAAGTGTGGATACGCGTGAGATCAAATATTCATAAGTCATTTCCTCAGATCATGCGTTCATCTAACGCACTTGAATATGGACTACTCCCTTATCATTTCACCGAAATTGTTTCCAAACCAtgcaatgaaaaatcaaaagaaaCAGATTTGTACTCATTCTGTATGCAATCCGATTAGGTTCGCATAGGCAATAGCGATATCTCCCAAAACTCTATTGCTTGACACTATCGCAACTGCAGATCACTTTCCACGGCTATAACCGACGTCACTGCACATTTAGCAATGCATAATTTTCATGAccatttcgaaaaaattttctggtctGTATCTTCAGCTTTTATCTACTGATCGTAGCGACTTACGACGATGTAGAAACGTTTTCTCTTAGAGTATGACATCGATATTGCgtgtgaataaattaaatattcttaTCTAAGGCTCATAAATGCAGATCAAAAGTATAAGTATAGTAggtatgaattttcaaaaaaccgTATGCATTACCGACAGATGTtcagttatttatttcaagtaCTCATGGAATGAAgacaaataattttcttataaatgatgaaatcttttgaattgAATAAGTATGCTGTATGCAATATATTCACACGATCGAGTACAGAATTCGtctatatgtatttttattaaatatcacTAAATAAACAATCATGCTTAAGAACCTATTTTACACAGTGAGAGTggagtaaaaaatgataatcagatacatattatatgtttTCTAGTATTATATCAAAAATATCGTATATATAGTCTATTCGGTGATGTTAGTTTCGATATGAGCTTACGTAACTACAATTAACTCttcatcgaaaattttgatttgaaCGAGGAGCATgtcttgtattttatttctttatcatGCTTCCAAATTGGGCCGTTAAAAGTTACCAACCTGACGATACGACACATGCGTTGTCTATCTAGACTGATATTCGTCTGTGCACGGACCCGATGCGTTATCTGCGCATGCACACGTCCGTCCACCTTCGCCATCCGGAAGGCAAAGCTGCTCCGAATTGCATCTACCGAATTCGTACTGACAGACGTTCGAGACTGTAGCAA
The Neodiprion lecontei isolate iyNeoLeco1 chromosome 3, iyNeoLeco1.1, whole genome shotgun sequence DNA segment above includes these coding regions:
- the LOC107217921 gene encoding putative fatty acyl-CoA reductase CG5065 isoform X1 → MSQVQQFYAGQNVFITGGTGFLGKVLIEKLLRSCRDIGVIYILIRPKKGKDVQERVDALLGDTVFDMLRNDYPEFSKKIVGVAGDTAQNQLGLSVTDHARLVEEVGVIFHLAATVRFTDTLETAVAINVNSVKYVIDIARACKNFKVGIHVSTAFSHCVRKFIDEELYPPPMTHEDVNMLVEKFRRIEGSEDVMEYVSKPFTGEWPNTYSFTKAIAESVVAEYATDLPFAIFRPSIVTSSYKSPLPGWLASPIGIPGIFCAFGLGIIHVALLDIKVRLDIVPVDYVCNALITSAWKTAKTEKRNSKDVPVYNYVSGNENPITWQNFNDKATDARLTHPSDKAIYYPYGFTTTSKLLYSILHIFLHLLPALIIDFILRLKGKQPRIYKLVKQIYEAFNVLEYFTTQQWDFDNQNVQELWKQLGPEDKRIFPFSMQAVDWDEYFIGMVKGLRKYILNEPDGNEERAKRRHIYLYIIHLAVNLISASFVLWVIWRSFRGIL
- the LOC107217921 gene encoding fatty acyl-CoA reductase wat isoform X2, coding for MSQVQQFYAGQNVFITGGTGFLGKVLIEKLLRSCRDIGVIYILIRPKKGKDVQERVDALLGDTVFDMLRNDYPEFSKKIVGVAGDTAQNQLGLSVTDHARLVEEVGVIFHLAATVRFTDTLETAVAINVNSVKYVIDIARACKNFKVGIHVSTAFSHCVRKFIDEELYPPPMTHEDVNMLVEKFRRIEGSEDVMDFTGEWPNTYSFTKAIAESVVAEYATDLPFAIFRPSIVTSSYKSPLPGWLASPIGIPGIFCAFGLGIIHVALLDIKVRLDIVPVDYVCNALITSAWKTAKTEKRNSKDVPVYNYVSGNENPITWQNFNDKATDARLTHPSDKAIYYPYGFTTTSKLLYSILHIFLHLLPALIIDFILRLKGKQPRIYKLVKQIYEAFNVLEYFTTQQWDFDNQNVQELWKQLGPEDKRIFPFSMQAVDWDEYFIGMVKGLRKYILNEPDGNEERAKRRHIYLYIIHLAVNLISASFVLWVIWRSFRGIL